A stretch of the Fusobacterium varium genome encodes the following:
- a CDS encoding putative transcriptional repressor, with protein MKRNNKIAILNLLITKKKITRNELAEILGISRMAVSKLVKSLIERKYIIETDTVDTPKTGKKPKYLYINLDKFQNIMAIYFGLSSVTISIADIYGKILTTESISIGSKTDVLNTTLKKVSEILKKYKIMLISIGMNGIVDSFRGIAEISTYYHWKNLNLKEIFEKNFNITTIIENGVNLIALSQSKIYENQKDFVILNIENGVGSTISKYDPVSNKRSFELKEIGHIPFDYSESSLLCVCGNKGCLETVMANWRIEEKVYTKTGEHFSYDKIIEEANKNKSFFRDEILTLLRPLSYIILWINNLITPEKIIITGKITFIDDFFWKELKRILKNNSLDKTKEIIIERSDYNDNLIIKGALQYGIENITNSLFFESMFKGESNE; from the coding sequence TTGAAAAGAAATAATAAAATTGCAATTTTAAATCTTTTAATTACAAAGAAAAAAATAACAAGAAATGAGTTAGCTGAAATCTTAGGAATATCAAGAATGGCTGTGAGTAAGCTTGTAAAATCTCTCATAGAAAGAAAATATATTATTGAAACTGATACTGTTGATACTCCTAAAACAGGCAAAAAACCAAAATATCTCTACATAAATTTAGACAAATTTCAAAATATAATGGCCATTTATTTTGGATTAAGTAGTGTAACTATATCTATTGCAGATATTTATGGAAAAATTTTAACAACAGAATCAATTTCTATTGGCTCTAAAACAGATGTATTAAATACTACACTAAAAAAAGTAAGTGAAATATTAAAAAAATATAAAATTATGCTCATAAGTATAGGAATGAATGGAATAGTTGATTCTTTTAGAGGAATAGCAGAAATCTCTACATATTACCATTGGAAAAATTTGAATTTAAAAGAGATATTTGAAAAAAATTTCAATATAACAACTATAATTGAAAATGGAGTAAATCTTATTGCTTTATCTCAATCTAAAATTTATGAAAACCAAAAAGATTTTGTAATACTTAATATTGAAAATGGCGTTGGTTCCACTATATCAAAGTATGATCCAGTTTCTAATAAAAGAAGCTTTGAACTTAAAGAAATAGGTCATATTCCTTTTGATTATTCTGAATCTTCTCTTTTATGTGTTTGTGGAAATAAAGGATGTCTTGAAACTGTCATGGCTAACTGGAGAATAGAGGAAAAAGTCTACACTAAAACTGGTGAACATTTTTCTTATGACAAAATAATTGAAGAAGCTAACAAGAATAAATCTTTTTTTAGAGATGAGATATTAACTTTATTAAGACCTCTTTCTTATATAATTTTATGGATAAACAATCTTATAACGCCTGAAAAAATTATTATCACAGGTAAAATTACATTTATTGATGATTTCTTTTGGAAAGAACTAAAAAGAATATTAAAAAATAATTCTCTGGATAAAACAAAAGAAATAATTATAGAGAGATCTGATTATAATGATAACCTGATAATAAAAGGAGCACTCCAATATGGAATTGAAAATATAACAAATTCACTATTCTTTGAAAGTATGTTTAAAGGAGAAAGTAATGAATAA
- a CDS encoding putative arylsulfatase produces MNNKPNIILITADQLRADTLGYMNKKIKTPVLDSLADEGYIFTNSFCTSPVCTPSRAAIFTGRYPMNTGAWNIGTCLDENETTLADILKVYNYYNVAVGKMHLRPQLRDFNNNFEDVDFRDRNRIKDNTYYGFDKTFITEDDKQGKYLDYIKAKGYALAVGKGEDGINPLPEEMNQTYWIGMKSCEEIINHDFKSPLFMWTSFVDPHHPFDPIEKFASLYENTIIDKPISKNFLCNGRPEHLQKQGKNGYWPGGGEQHNFSDEKIEEFTKYYYAMISFIDQEIGKILKSLEEKKQLDNTIIIFTSDHGEYMGDYGLLQKGPFMYDNLIKVPLLIWGKGVSKGISDAVVENIDIVPTILELIGSNIPYGIQGESLNTLIKNISSARKKSSAVITYDARDRGIMIKTYRDKRYKLNLFLNESYGELYDLKNDPLEKENLFFNENFKELKSDLLLKFCYRMMECSDPLSERTANW; encoded by the coding sequence ATGAATAATAAACCTAATATTATTTTAATAACTGCTGACCAGCTTAGAGCTGATACATTAGGTTATATGAATAAAAAAATAAAAACACCTGTATTAGATTCTCTAGCTGATGAAGGATATATTTTTACAAATTCATTTTGTACAAGTCCAGTGTGTACTCCTTCAAGAGCTGCTATATTCACAGGAAGATACCCAATGAATACAGGAGCATGGAATATTGGTACATGTCTTGATGAAAATGAAACTACTTTAGCAGATATTTTAAAAGTCTATAATTATTATAATGTAGCTGTTGGAAAAATGCATTTAAGACCACAACTTAGAGATTTTAATAATAATTTTGAAGATGTGGATTTCAGAGATAGAAACAGAATAAAAGATAATACTTATTATGGATTTGACAAAACTTTTATAACTGAAGATGATAAACAAGGAAAATATCTAGACTATATAAAAGCAAAAGGCTATGCTCTTGCTGTTGGTAAAGGCGAAGATGGCATAAATCCCCTTCCAGAAGAAATGAATCAAACTTATTGGATAGGTATGAAAAGTTGTGAGGAAATAATAAATCATGATTTCAAATCTCCTCTTTTTATGTGGACAAGCTTTGTTGATCCTCATCATCCCTTTGATCCCATAGAAAAATTTGCTTCATTATATGAAAATACAATTATTGATAAACCTATTTCAAAAAATTTCCTATGTAATGGAAGACCTGAACATTTGCAAAAACAAGGAAAAAATGGATATTGGCCTGGGGGTGGAGAACAACATAACTTCTCTGATGAAAAAATAGAAGAATTTACAAAATATTATTATGCTATGATTTCTTTTATAGACCAAGAAATAGGAAAAATTCTAAAGTCCTTAGAAGAAAAAAAACAGTTAGATAATACAATAATAATTTTTACAAGTGATCATGGAGAATATATGGGGGATTATGGACTTTTACAAAAGGGCCCATTTATGTATGATAATCTAATCAAAGTTCCATTATTAATCTGGGGTAAGGGAGTTTCAAAGGGAATCTCAGATGCTGTTGTTGAAAATATCGATATTGTTCCTACCATCCTTGAATTAATAGGAAGTAATATTCCTTATGGAATTCAGGGAGAAAGTTTAAATACTTTGATTAAAAATATTTCTTCAGCTAGAAAAAAATCTTCAGCAGTTATTACATATGATGCTAGAGATAGAGGAATTATGATAAAGACATATAGGGATAAAAGATACAAATTAAATTTATTTCTCAATGAAAGTTATGGAGAACTTTATGATTTAAAAAATGATCCTTTAGAGAAAGAAAATTTATTTTTTAATGAAAATTTTAAAGAATTAAAAAGTGATCTTCTATTAAAATTCTGTTATAGAATGATGGAATGTAGTGATCCTTTATCTGAGAGAACTGCCAACTGGTAA
- a CDS encoding putative transcriptional regulator: MVFTIITFILFTALVAIISWYLTKDDNLNTESGYFLGGRSLSATVIAGSMMLTNLSTEQMVGLNAQGFKSGFSVIAWESGASIGIVILALYFLPKYLQGSITTVPEFLEERYDKTVRNIVSIFFLLTLGVAFLPTVLYSGSIAMMRLFNIPELLNISPESAIILSVWMIGIIGSIYAIFGGLKAVAVSDTVNGVGLIIGGLAIPVLGFIYLGEGSMIKGIEYLFQHNPEKLNAIGSKDSQAPFGAAITGMRIMAVYYWCTNQAIIQRALGAKSLKEGQKGVLLTAFLKIIVAPLILVVPGIIAYNIYGNQISGDIVYPVLVNKLLPSKLSGFFGAVLFGAVLSSFNSALNSASTIFSLNIYKPLFNPNISEKNLIKVSKYFGTVLAVFSMIVAPFISKSSGGLFEFIQKVAGLFSVPIAIIVLVGIFSKKTSALAAKVSMGFFVIVYGYTQFISPVKIHFLYVIAILFVICLFLMYIVDKIIPPKKEYSLPVRYEVSVEPWEYRYTVSTMLMSLLIWIYIIFSKIGLLSQSRNLKGRIGVITAIFIILTYFICIFTRKAEKKTS, translated from the coding sequence ATGGTTTTTACAATAATAACATTTATATTATTCACTGCTCTTGTAGCTATAATTTCATGGTATTTAACAAAAGATGATAATCTTAATACTGAAAGTGGTTATTTTCTTGGAGGAAGAAGTTTAAGTGCAACAGTTATTGCTGGTTCTATGATGTTGACAAATCTTTCTACAGAGCAGATGGTTGGATTAAATGCTCAAGGATTTAAAAGTGGATTTTCAGTTATTGCTTGGGAATCTGGTGCATCAATTGGTATTGTTATTCTTGCCCTTTATTTTCTTCCAAAATATCTTCAAGGATCAATTACTACTGTTCCTGAATTTTTAGAAGAAAGATATGATAAAACAGTAAGAAATATTGTCAGTATATTTTTTCTGCTCACATTAGGAGTAGCATTTCTTCCTACTGTACTTTATTCTGGTTCTATTGCAATGATGAGATTATTTAATATCCCTGAACTGCTTAATATTTCTCCTGAAAGTGCTATTATTCTTTCAGTATGGATGATAGGAATTATTGGAAGTATTTATGCTATATTTGGTGGATTAAAAGCTGTAGCTGTTTCAGATACTGTCAATGGTGTAGGATTAATAATAGGAGGATTAGCTATACCTGTTCTTGGATTTATATATTTAGGTGAAGGAAGTATGATAAAAGGTATTGAATATCTATTTCAACATAATCCAGAAAAACTTAATGCTATTGGTTCAAAAGATTCTCAAGCTCCATTTGGTGCAGCAATTACTGGAATGAGAATCATGGCTGTCTATTATTGGTGTACAAATCAAGCTATAATTCAAAGAGCTTTAGGAGCAAAATCCCTGAAAGAAGGGCAGAAAGGTGTTCTTTTAACAGCTTTTCTGAAAATAATAGTCGCACCTTTAATACTTGTTGTTCCTGGAATCATTGCCTACAATATTTATGGCAATCAAATTAGTGGAGATATTGTATACCCTGTATTAGTTAATAAACTTCTTCCCAGCAAATTATCTGGTTTCTTTGGAGCAGTCTTATTTGGAGCAGTTTTGAGTTCTTTTAACTCTGCCTTAAATTCAGCTTCAACTATATTTAGTTTAAATATTTATAAACCATTATTCAATCCAAATATTTCAGAAAAAAATCTTATAAAAGTGAGTAAATACTTTGGTACTGTTTTAGCTGTTTTTTCAATGATTGTGGCTCCATTTATCTCAAAATCATCAGGAGGGCTGTTTGAATTTATTCAAAAAGTTGCTGGACTTTTCAGTGTTCCTATTGCAATAATTGTATTAGTTGGTATATTTTCTAAAAAAACCAGTGCTCTAGCTGCTAAAGTTTCTATGGGCTTCTTTGTCATTGTTTATGGATATACACAATTTATCAGCCCTGTAAAAATACATTTTCTATATGTAATAGCAATTCTATTTGTCATCTGTCTTTTCCTAATGTATATTGTTGATAAAATTATTCCACCTAAAAAAGAATATTCCCTTCCTGTCAGATATGAAGTATCTGTTGAACCTTGGGAATACAGATACACTGTATCAACAATGCTTATGTCTCTTTTAATATGGATATATATTATATTTTCAAAAATAGGATTACTTTCTCAAAGTAGAAATTTAAAAGGACGAATAGGAGTAATAACTGCTATATTTATTATTTTAACTTATTTTATCTGTATCTTTACTAGAAAAGCAGAAAAAAAGACTAGTTGA
- a CDS encoding putative protease, which translates to MKKVELLAPVGNIEKFKMAIHYGADAVFLGGKMFNLRAGSSNFSDEELEEAVTYAHNLGKKVYVTLNIIPHNDELDLLPDYVKFLEKIGIDGVIVADLGVFQIVKENTALRISVSTQASNTNWRSVQMWRDLGAKRVVLAREISLDNIAEIRAKVPDIELEVFIHGAMCMSISGRCLLSNYMTGRDANRGDCAQSCRWKYSLVEETRPGEYMPVFEDDHGTYIFNSKDLCTIEFIDKILDIGVDSLKIEGRMKGIYYVANCVKVYRDAIDSYYSGNYKFNPKWLEELESVSHRSYTDGFYMGRPGVDGQNYNDRNSYSQSHQLVAKVEKKLSKNEYILAIRNRLEVGEKLEVVSPGINVREIILPKMTLITRGKEGEEVEAANPNSFVKITIDTELNELDMLRKRI; encoded by the coding sequence GTGAAAAAAGTAGAATTATTAGCTCCAGTTGGAAATATTGAGAAGTTCAAAATGGCTATCCATTATGGAGCTGATGCAGTGTTCTTAGGAGGAAAAATGTTTAACCTAAGGGCTGGGAGCAGCAATTTTTCTGATGAAGAATTAGAAGAAGCTGTAACTTATGCACATAATTTAGGAAAAAAAGTATATGTTACTTTAAATATAATACCACATAATGATGAATTAGATCTTTTACCTGATTATGTAAAATTTTTAGAAAAAATTGGAATAGATGGAGTAATAGTTGCTGATTTAGGTGTGTTTCAAATAGTAAAAGAAAATACAGCTCTGCGTATTAGTGTAAGTACTCAAGCAAGTAATACAAACTGGCGTTCTGTACAGATGTGGAGAGATTTAGGAGCAAAGAGAGTAGTATTAGCAAGAGAAATATCTTTGGATAATATAGCAGAGATAAGAGCTAAGGTACCAGATATAGAACTTGAAGTATTTATACATGGAGCTATGTGTATGTCTATTTCTGGAAGATGTTTATTAAGTAATTATATGACTGGAAGAGATGCTAACAGAGGTGATTGTGCTCAATCTTGCAGATGGAAATACTCTCTTGTTGAGGAAACAAGACCTGGAGAGTATATGCCCGTATTTGAGGATGATCATGGAACATATATATTCAACTCAAAAGATTTATGTACAATAGAATTTATAGATAAAATTCTTGATATAGGAGTAGATTCACTTAAAATCGAAGGAAGAATGAAAGGAATATATTATGTAGCTAACTGTGTAAAAGTATATAGAGATGCTATAGACAGCTACTATTCAGGGAACTATAAATTTAATCCTAAATGGTTGGAAGAACTTGAATCTGTTTCACATAGATCATATACAGATGGATTTTATATGGGAAGACCTGGTGTAGATGGACAAAATTATAATGACAGAAATTCTTACAGTCAATCACATCAATTAGTAGCAAAAGTGGAAAAAAAGCTTTCAAAGAATGAGTATATTCTTGCTATAAGAAATAGACTTGAAGTTGGAGAAAAATTAGAAGTAGTAAGTCCAGGAATAAATGTAAGAGAAATAATTCTTCCTAAAATGACTCTTATTACAAGAGGAAAAGAAGGAGAAGAAGTAGAGGCAGCAAATCCTAATTCTTTTGTAAAAATAACTATAGATACAGAGTTAAATGAACTAGATATGCTTAGAAAAAGAATTTAA
- the dnaB gene encoding DNA helicase DnaB, which yields MPEVENLRKIPSDLEAERSVLGGIFLKQDVFGDIIEILSPDDFYKNAHKIIYETMREIYNKGEALDPLVVMNRLRKNEKFEEVGGEQIFYDIVEEVPTAANITAYAKIVKEKAILRRLGDVGTKIVEMTYSGYEEAESILDRAEGMIFKISENSESKDLVKIRDAMTDEFLRLEKVYANKGTTIGISSGFTDFDQMTSGFQPSDLIILAARPAMGKTAFALNLALNAALKSDKAVLLFSMEMSSSQLLQRLLAVEAGIGLQKIKTGFLAPEDWGRLGIASGKLSNTEINIADVPNLGVLEIRAIARRLKAAGKLDMILIDYLQLIKGSSGKTENRQQEISDISRSLKGIARELDVPIIALSQLSRATEQRADRRPMLSDLRESGAIEQDADMVMFLYRDDYYNEETDDKGITEVIIGKHRNGPTGTVKLRFFHELTKFADYTNKIE from the coding sequence ATGCCAGAAGTTGAAAATTTGAGAAAAATTCCAAGTGACCTAGAGGCGGAAAGATCTGTTTTAGGAGGTATATTCCTTAAACAGGATGTATTTGGTGATATAATAGAGATACTTTCTCCTGATGACTTTTATAAAAATGCTCATAAGATAATTTATGAAACTATGAGGGAAATATACAATAAAGGAGAGGCTCTTGATCCTCTAGTAGTAATGAATAGACTGAGAAAAAATGAAAAATTTGAAGAGGTAGGAGGGGAACAAATATTCTATGATATAGTAGAAGAGGTTCCTACTGCTGCCAATATTACTGCTTATGCAAAAATAGTTAAAGAGAAAGCTATTTTAAGAAGACTGGGAGATGTTGGAACTAAAATAGTAGAAATGACATATAGTGGATATGAGGAAGCTGAAAGTATTTTAGATAGAGCAGAAGGAATGATTTTTAAAATATCAGAAAATAGTGAATCAAAAGATTTGGTAAAAATCAGAGATGCAATGACAGATGAATTTCTTAGGCTTGAAAAAGTATACGCAAATAAAGGAACTACAATAGGTATTTCATCAGGTTTTACAGATTTTGATCAAATGACAAGTGGATTTCAACCATCTGACCTTATAATACTTGCAGCCAGACCAGCAATGGGAAAAACTGCCTTCGCATTGAATCTTGCACTTAATGCTGCATTAAAAAGCGATAAAGCAGTACTTTTATTCAGTATGGAGATGTCAAGTTCTCAATTGCTTCAAAGACTTCTTGCTGTAGAGGCAGGAATAGGACTTCAGAAAATAAAGACAGGATTTTTAGCTCCAGAAGATTGGGGAAGACTGGGAATAGCCAGTGGAAAACTGTCTAATACAGAAATAAATATAGCAGATGTTCCTAATTTGGGAGTGCTTGAAATAAGAGCCATTGCCAGAAGATTAAAAGCAGCAGGAAAACTTGATATGATACTTATTGACTATTTGCAACTGATAAAAGGAAGCAGTGGAAAAACTGAAAATAGACAGCAAGAAATATCAGATATTTCAAGATCACTTAAAGGAATTGCCAGAGAGCTTGATGTACCTATCATAGCTCTTTCGCAGTTATCACGGGCTACAGAACAAAGAGCTGACAGAAGACCTATGCTTTCAGATTTAAGAGAATCTGGAGCTATAGAACAAGATGCTGACATGGTAATGTTTTTATATAGAGATGATTATTATAATGAAGAAACAGATGATAAAGGAATAACAGAAGTAATTATTGGTAAGCATAGAAATGGTCCAACAGGTACAGTTAAATTGAGATTTTTTCATGAACTTACTAAGTTTGCAGATTATACAAATAAAATAGAATAA
- the rplI gene encoding 50S ribosomal protein L9, producing the protein MAKIQVILTQDVAGQGRKGDLITVSDGYAHNFLIKNKKGMIATEEELKKIENRKKREEKKLQEDKEKSIELKKQLESKKIEIGVKIGENGKLFGAITNKEVSAAIEQTFGVAIDRKKIECNIKSLGEHTAIIKLHTDVKAEVKIVAKAQ; encoded by the coding sequence ATGGCAAAAATACAGGTTATCTTAACACAAGATGTAGCAGGACAAGGAAGAAAAGGAGATTTAATAACTGTTTCAGATGGTTATGCTCATAACTTCCTAATAAAAAATAAAAAAGGTATGATAGCAACCGAAGAGGAATTAAAAAAAATAGAAAATAGAAAGAAAAGAGAAGAAAAAAAACTTCAAGAAGATAAAGAAAAATCAATAGAGCTAAAAAAACAACTTGAATCTAAAAAAATAGAAATTGGAGTAAAAATTGGAGAAAATGGAAAATTATTTGGAGCTATTACTAATAAAGAGGTTTCTGCAGCAATAGAACAAACTTTTGGTGTAGCTATTGATAGAAAAAAAATAGAATGTAATATAAAAAGTTTAGGAGAACATACTGCAATTATAAAGCTTCATACTGATGTAAAAGCTGAAGTTAAAATTGTAGCAAAAGCTCAATAA
- the dnaX gene encoding DNA polymerase III subunit gamma/tau has product MHITLYRKYRPKNFEEIAGQKEIVKTLKASLRNSKTSHAYLFTGPRGVGKTTIARLIAKGVNCLENGITDEPCNKCENCLSINDGSFMDMIEIDAASNRGIDEIRQLKEKINYQPSKGRKKIYIIDEVHMLTKEAFNALLKTLEEPPEHVIFILATTEADKILPTIISRCQRYDFKTLSPAEMKEKLGEISENEGVSVPDDVLDLIYENSGGSMRDATSILERLMITCLDEEITLEKCEKVLGVTPVKKMKEFLDNVIEKKYKELVRILDEFWSESLEIELFFKDFAKYCKTLMGKSELEVNKGLEIIGAVYDSLNKFKYEEDKRMVGYVVINNLLSTKTAVIQEKIVEKIIEKPVTIYQDTSNTEETADLSGVTLEYIISQWKDIVEEAKKEKITLGAFLISAKPYKIEGDTLFIGFESENSFAKEQMETSAYDDVFLGVVKKVINPKIKVKYILVGKKREISKGENDFTRKIVDFFGGEIMK; this is encoded by the coding sequence ATGCATATAACGTTATATAGAAAATATAGACCTAAAAATTTTGAAGAGATAGCAGGACAAAAGGAAATAGTAAAAACCTTAAAAGCTTCATTAAGAAATAGCAAAACTTCCCATGCATATCTTTTCACAGGTCCAAGAGGTGTGGGAAAAACTACAATAGCCAGACTTATAGCTAAAGGTGTTAACTGCCTAGAAAATGGTATTACAGATGAACCTTGCAATAAATGTGAAAACTGTTTATCTATAAATGATGGAAGTTTTATGGATATGATTGAAATTGATGCTGCCTCTAATAGAGGAATAGATGAAATCAGACAGTTAAAGGAAAAAATAAATTATCAACCTTCAAAAGGAAGAAAAAAAATATATATTATAGATGAAGTACATATGCTTACCAAAGAAGCATTCAATGCTCTTTTAAAAACATTGGAAGAACCTCCTGAACATGTAATCTTTATACTGGCAACAACAGAAGCAGATAAAATATTGCCAACTATTATTTCGAGATGCCAGAGATATGATTTCAAAACTCTTTCTCCAGCCGAAATGAAGGAAAAACTTGGAGAAATATCTGAAAATGAAGGAGTTTCTGTACCTGATGATGTATTAGATCTGATTTATGAAAATTCTGGTGGAAGTATGAGAGATGCAACTTCTATATTAGAAAGACTTATGATAACTTGCTTAGATGAAGAAATAACTCTAGAAAAATGTGAAAAAGTTCTTGGAGTAACTCCAGTAAAAAAAATGAAAGAATTTTTAGATAATGTTATAGAAAAAAAATATAAAGAACTTGTAAGAATACTTGATGAATTTTGGAGTGAATCTTTAGAGATAGAGCTTTTCTTTAAAGATTTTGCAAAGTACTGTAAAACTCTTATGGGTAAGTCAGAACTGGAAGTTAATAAAGGACTTGAGATAATTGGAGCTGTTTATGATTCTTTAAATAAATTTAAATATGAAGAAGACAAAAGAATGGTTGGTTATGTAGTTATTAATAACCTTTTAAGTACTAAAACTGCTGTAATTCAAGAAAAAATAGTAGAAAAAATAATTGAAAAACCAGTAACTATATATCAAGACACCTCTAATACAGAGGAAACTGCTGATCTTTCAGGAGTAACTTTAGAATATATAATAAGTCAATGGAAGGATATAGTTGAAGAAGCTAAAAAAGAAAAAATAACATTAGGAGCATTTTTAATAAGTGCTAAACCATATAAGATAGAAGGAGATACATTATTTATTGGATTTGAAAGCGAAAATTCTTTTGCTAAAGAGCAAATGGAAACAAGTGCTTATGATGATGTATTTTTAGGAGTAGTAAAAAAAGTAATCAATCCCAAAATAAAAGTAAAATATATACTTGTTGGTAAAAAGAGAGAAATCAGCAAGGGTGAAAATGACTTTACTAGAAAAATTGTAGATTTTTTTGGTGGAGAGATTATGAAGTAA
- a CDS encoding putative transcriptional regulator, translating into MILLGFRLDRSLKEELENNFENELTFAENITDFIEYLKNKKYETIVIEERNLQEEALINLVKKVGEHQKKGVIIILGETSNLKVVAGSVKAGAYDYILKPVDNNTVIKIIEKSVKDYKLLAERVDKHKSSGDKLIGQTKEIVELYKMIGKVASSRVPVLVVGEKGTGKTSVAKSIHQFSDWSNQPLISINCTSFQNELLERKMFGYEKGAFTGAVFSQIGDLEKANGGTLHLGNVESLSLDLQSKILYFLEEGEFFRMGGADPIKIDLRVVASTSENLEELINQGKFIDELYRKLKVLEVNIPPLRERKDDIPLIIDHYLIECNEELHKNVKGVSKPALKKILRYDWPGNVNELKNAIKSAVALCRGGSILIEDLPSNVLGTRVTKRKGDAQTSALKEWIKVEMEMYKTSNQKGYYGNIISKVEKELIHQVLEMTNGKKVETAEILGITRNTLRTKMSNYGLE; encoded by the coding sequence TTGATTCTTTTAGGGTTTAGATTAGATAGAAGTTTAAAAGAAGAATTAGAAAATAATTTTGAGAATGAATTAACTTTCGCAGAAAATATAACTGATTTTATAGAATATCTAAAAAACAAAAAGTATGAAACTATAGTTATAGAAGAAAGAAATCTTCAAGAAGAGGCTCTTATTAATTTAGTAAAAAAAGTGGGAGAACATCAAAAAAAGGGTGTTATAATAATTCTTGGAGAAACTTCTAATTTAAAAGTAGTAGCAGGGAGTGTAAAAGCTGGAGCATATGATTATATATTAAAACCAGTTGATAATAACACTGTTATAAAAATAATAGAAAAATCTGTAAAAGATTATAAATTGTTAGCTGAAAGAGTAGATAAACATAAAAGTTCTGGTGATAAACTTATAGGACAAACAAAAGAAATAGTAGAATTATATAAAATGATAGGAAAAGTTGCAAGCAGCAGAGTACCTGTTCTAGTAGTAGGAGAGAAGGGAACTGGAAAAACAAGTGTAGCAAAATCCATTCATCAGTTTAGCGATTGGTCAAATCAGCCACTTATAAGTATAAACTGCACTTCTTTTCAAAATGAATTACTGGAAAGGAAAATGTTTGGATACGAAAAAGGAGCATTTACTGGAGCTGTTTTTTCTCAAATAGGTGATCTTGAAAAAGCTAATGGAGGAACTCTTCATTTAGGAAATGTAGAATCTTTGAGTTTGGATTTACAATCTAAGATACTTTATTTCTTAGAAGAAGGAGAATTTTTTAGAATGGGAGGAGCTGACCCTATTAAAATTGATTTAAGAGTAGTTGCTAGTACAAGTGAGAATCTTGAAGAACTTATAAATCAAGGTAAATTTATTGATGAACTGTATAGAAAACTAAAAGTTCTTGAAGTAAATATTCCACCATTAAGAGAAAGAAAAGATGATATACCTTTAATAATAGATCATTATTTGATAGAGTGCAATGAAGAACTTCATAAAAATGTAAAGGGTGTAAGTAAACCAGCTTTGAAAAAGATATTGAGATATGACTGGCCTGGAAATGTAAATGAACTTAAAAATGCAATTAAGTCTGCTGTAGCGTTATGTAGAGGTGGTTCTATACTCATAGAGGATCTTCCAAGTAATGTGTTGGGAACAAGAGTTACAAAAAGAAAAGGGGATGCACAAACAAGTGCTCTTAAGGAATGGATAAAAGTAGAGATGGAGATGTATAAAACAAGTAATCAAAAAGGCTACTATGGAAACATCATTTCGAAAGTCGAAAAAGAACTTATACATCAAGTATTGGAAATGACTAATGGCAAAAAAGTAGAAACAGCAGAAATATTAGGAATAACAAGGAATACATTAAGGACAAAAATGAGTAACTATGGTTTGGAGTAG
- the exbD gene encoding biopolymer transporter ExbD: MKIERTKRRGKGELALEITPLIDVVFLLLIFFLVATTFEDINSGIKIDLPQSTIREIKNVKEIQVAINKNKEIVLNFKEKGKNQKVKVNKNNLKTELENKLKESEEKNIVISADKNLDYGFIVEIMTISKEAGAASLDIDTASSK; this comes from the coding sequence ATGAAAATCGAAAGAACAAAAAGACGTGGAAAAGGAGAATTAGCATTAGAAATAACTCCTCTTATTGATGTTGTGTTTCTTTTATTGATATTTTTTCTGGTTGCAACTACTTTTGAAGATATTAACAGTGGGATTAAAATAGATTTGCCACAGTCTACGATCAGAGAAATAAAGAATGTAAAGGAAATACAAGTTGCAATAAATAAAAATAAAGAAATTGTTCTTAACTTCAAAGAAAAAGGAAAAAATCAAAAAGTTAAAGTAAATAAGAACAATTTAAAAACAGAACTTGAAAATAAATTAAAAGAATCTGAAGAAAAGAATATAGTAATAAGTGCTGATAAAAATTTAGATTATGGTTTCATAGTAGAAATAATGACCATTTCTAAAGAAGCAGGAGCAGCTTCACTGGATATTGATACAGCAAGCAGTAAATAA